Proteins found in one Parasteatoda tepidariorum isolate YZ-2023 chromosome 7, CAS_Ptep_4.0, whole genome shotgun sequence genomic segment:
- the LOC107441022 gene encoding uncharacterized protein — protein sequence MAFTRFLVFFAAVIVAALGQTHLQHQYEQQQQQQQQQQQCNIEECLLKLRDPDPVNEGDIKIFCARTAEGLGCLDRCLDSPLYQATSPFVMGGVKQLLSEICAPGSSLGKRYLQESKCLNHQNTTVMDCAASMIDKYPALIQRPDPDSIIKVFCCSIDRTGECISERVHKDCGRSASKLVSEMMGKAFYPINQVICYYNDPSKCPQF from the exons ATGGCTTTCACCAGATTTCTAGTTTTCTTTGCGG CTGTTATCGTCGCTGCTCTTGGCCAGACCCACCTTCAACATCAGTATGAACAGCAACAGCAGCAGCAACAACAGCAACAGCAGTGCAATATTGAAGAGTGTCTCTTGAAGCTTCGTGACCCTGACCCTGTCAACGAGGGcgacatcaaaatattttgcgc ACGAACTGCTGAGGGCCTAGGTTGTTTGGACCGTTGTCTGGATTCACCCCTCTACCAAGCCACCAGTCCTTTCGTGATGGGAGGTGTCAAGCAATTGCTATCTGAGATTTGTGCACCAGGATCAAGTCTCGGAAAAC GCTACTTGCAAGAATCTAAATGCCTCAATCACCAGAACACTACCGTAATGGATTGCGCTGCTTCAATGATTGATAAATATCCCGCTCTCATCCAAAGACCTGATCCAGACTCAATCATCAAAGTTTTCTGTTG TTCCATTGATCGAACCGGTGAGTGTATCTCTGAACGAGTTCACAAAGACTGTGGCAGAAGTGCCTCAAAACTTGTCTCTGAAATGATGGGAAAAGCCTTTTATCCTATCAATCAAGTGATCTGCTATTACAACGATCCATCCAAATGCCCACAATTCTAA